The following proteins are encoded in a genomic region of Myxosarcina sp. GI1:
- a CDS encoding di-heme oxidoredictase family protein: protein MAISRQLRYRSLVFFIWFVVSASISILLTQFIGLSPLDAQTLAGGETTVANRTSSAYEQPSAGLTEDNFARHREGDIAFEAVFVTPPAQVNPGLGPLFNNTSCVACHIRNGRGLPEKGQILVRVSDTRDWNIDTTVDPQQYNLESSAKADNAPAVPGLGTQIQDYAVYGGTPEAKVAINWQETTGKYGDGTKYTLRSPVAKVTLPNGDSLPSNVQTSLRLPPPVFGLGLIEALPESEIERLADPEDLNKDGISGRPNRVWNVEKQTTTLGKFSWKANNPTLKQQTASAYVNDMGVTNSLFPNEDGLMEIDEKTLDDATFYAQTLAVPARTMQDKPEVKRGEKLFQAQCATCHVATLQTGNYEVTELSNQTIHPYTDLLLHDMGAELADNRPDFLATGTEWRTPPLWGIGLTQTVLPYSGFLHDGRARTFEEAILWHGGEAKASREAFRKMNKSDREALVWFLRSL, encoded by the coding sequence ATGGCAATTTCTAGGCAACTGCGCTATCGATCGCTAGTATTTTTTATCTGGTTTGTAGTGTCGGCAAGCATTAGTATTTTACTTACGCAATTTATCGGTTTGTCACCCCTCGATGCCCAAACTCTGGCTGGAGGTGAAACTACAGTAGCCAATCGTACTTCTAGTGCTTACGAACAGCCATCTGCTGGTTTGACTGAGGACAATTTCGCTCGCCATCGAGAAGGGGATATTGCTTTTGAAGCAGTATTTGTAACTCCGCCAGCCCAAGTCAATCCTGGTTTGGGACCTTTATTTAACAATACTTCCTGTGTTGCCTGTCATATTCGTAATGGTCGCGGTTTGCCAGAAAAAGGACAGATACTAGTTAGGGTTAGCGATACCAGAGATTGGAATATCGACACCACTGTCGATCCGCAGCAGTATAACTTAGAAAGCAGTGCCAAAGCAGATAACGCTCCTGCCGTACCTGGTTTGGGTACGCAAATTCAAGACTATGCCGTTTATGGCGGTACTCCCGAAGCCAAAGTAGCAATTAACTGGCAAGAAACAACGGGAAAATATGGCGATGGAACTAAATATACTCTGCGATCGCCCGTAGCTAAAGTTACTCTACCTAACGGTGATTCTCTACCATCTAATGTGCAAACTTCCCTGCGGCTTCCCCCTCCCGTTTTCGGTTTGGGTTTGATTGAAGCCCTACCAGAGTCAGAAATCGAGCGACTAGCCGATCCTGAAGATCTTAATAAAGACGGTATCTCTGGTCGTCCCAATCGGGTTTGGAATGTAGAAAAGCAAACTACAACTTTAGGTAAGTTTAGCTGGAAAGCCAATAATCCGACTTTAAAACAGCAAACTGCTTCGGCTTACGTCAATGACATGGGCGTAACCAATTCCTTGTTTCCTAATGAAGATGGTTTGATGGAGATCGACGAAAAAACTTTAGACGATGCTACTTTTTACGCTCAGACCCTAGCCGTTCCCGCTCGAACCATGCAGGATAAGCCCGAAGTCAAGCGTGGGGAAAAATTGTTTCAAGCCCAATGTGCTACCTGCCATGTTGCTACCCTGCAAACGGGAAACTATGAAGTTACGGAGTTATCTAATCAAACCATTCATCCCTATACAGATTTGCTGTTACATGACATGGGAGCAGAACTAGCAGACAACCGACCCGATTTTTTAGCTACAGGAACTGAATGGCGCACTCCTCCTCTGTGGGGAATTGGCTTAACGCAAACCGTACTGCCCTATTCTGGTTTTCTCCATGACGGTCGCGCTCGCACCTTTGAAGAAGCGATTTTGTGGCATGGCGGCGAAGCAAAAGCCTCTCGCGAAGCCTTCCGCAAGATGAATAAGAGCGATCGCGAGGCATTAGTTTGGTTTTTACGTTCTTTGTAA
- a CDS encoding imelysin family protein, with protein MLSKNRQRKRLTTGKHRSLFISIALGAIAFSSSIFAPIVIAESATKAETKAIALEAVATSFADSVVIPTYQQLVEKSSELEQAIETFTSNPTDETLQTARTTWLETRYPWEQSEAFAFGPADSLGYDGDLDDWPVNQTDVAAVLNSGDSLTPEYVESLQTTQKGFHTIELLLFGTDNDKVAADFTARELELLQVLTTAFHQSATELATSWSEGVQGYPPYREVLATAGDSSNPAYPTADAAVEEIVQGIIGCLDEVANTKIGEPLVTGASETFESRFSHSSLNDFQNNLRSVENAYLGRISEDSNKAQTSLSDLVAARQPQLDEQVRQELAAAISAVEAIPEPVETKLNDAKTTAQMKAAQAEILTLFSTMQERVLPLVSQQ; from the coding sequence ATGTTATCAAAAAATCGCCAGCGAAAAAGGTTGACGACAGGCAAACATAGGTCGCTCTTCATCTCTATTGCTTTGGGCGCAATCGCTTTTAGTAGCAGCATATTTGCTCCTATAGTAATTGCTGAATCGGCTACAAAAGCTGAAACCAAAGCCATAGCTCTTGAAGCAGTAGCCACCAGCTTTGCCGATTCAGTGGTAATTCCTACTTATCAGCAGTTGGTTGAAAAATCTAGCGAATTAGAACAAGCCATAGAGACATTTACTAGTAATCCTACCGATGAAACTCTACAGACAGCTAGAACTACCTGGCTAGAAACCCGCTATCCCTGGGAACAAAGCGAAGCCTTTGCTTTTGGTCCTGCCGACTCTTTAGGCTACGATGGGGACTTGGATGATTGGCCCGTAAATCAAACCGATGTCGCCGCAGTTTTAAATAGTGGCGATTCGTTAACTCCAGAATATGTAGAAAGCTTGCAAACTACCCAAAAAGGTTTTCACACTATCGAACTGTTGCTTTTTGGTACCGATAACGATAAAGTTGCTGCCGATTTTACAGCTAGAGAATTGGAGTTATTGCAAGTATTAACTACTGCCTTTCACCAGTCGGCTACAGAATTAGCCACAAGCTGGAGTGAAGGCGTACAAGGTTATCCCCCTTATCGTGAGGTGTTGGCAACGGCAGGAGACAGCAGCAATCCAGCATATCCTACAGCCGATGCGGCGGTTGAAGAGATCGTCCAGGGCATTATTGGCTGTTTGGATGAGGTTGCCAATACCAAAATTGGCGAACCCTTGGTAACAGGAGCGAGTGAAACATTTGAAAGTCGTTTTAGCCATAGCTCTTTAAATGATTTTCAAAACAATCTGCGTAGCGTAGAAAATGCTTATTTGGGCAGAATTTCTGAAGACTCCAATAAGGCTCAAACAAGTCTCAGCGATTTAGTTGCCGCACGACAACCTCAATTGGACGAGCAGGTAAGACAAGAGTTAGCAGCAGCAATATCGGCAGTAGAGGCAATTCCCGAACCTGTAGAGACTAAACTTAATGATGCCAAAACCACAGCTCAGATGAAAGCAGCTCAAGCAGAAATTTTGACCTTGTTTTCGACTATGCAGGAGCGAGTATTACCTTTAGTTAGTCAACAATAA
- a CDS encoding Fe2+-dependent dioxygenase, protein MIFSIPNVLSLEELTEIEIFLKQAEFVDGKLTAGWHAKLVKHNQQLKGNLQTQGLKAKIVAALKRNALFQTAVRPKQIHSLLFSRYEPGMSYDRHIDNALMGNDTMWRSDLSFTLFLSSPTDYQGGELVIEEAQDDRSYKLDTNSVIIYPSTTLHRVNPVTEGTRLVVVGWVHSLIRNAGDREILFDLETARRSIFASAGKTPEFDLISKSIANLLRKWADV, encoded by the coding sequence ATGATTTTTTCCATTCCTAATGTTTTGTCACTAGAGGAATTAACTGAGATTGAGATATTTCTCAAACAAGCAGAGTTTGTAGACGGTAAATTAACCGCAGGTTGGCATGCTAAATTAGTCAAACACAATCAGCAGCTAAAAGGAAATCTTCAAACCCAGGGGCTTAAAGCCAAAATAGTAGCGGCTTTAAAGCGCAATGCTTTGTTTCAAACGGCTGTTCGTCCGAAACAGATTCATTCGCTGTTATTTAGCCGTTACGAGCCTGGAATGTCTTACGATCGCCACATCGATAACGCCTTGATGGGAAACGATACAATGTGGCGATCTGACCTATCTTTTACCTTGTTTCTCAGTTCCCCTACCGACTATCAAGGAGGGGAATTAGTCATTGAAGAAGCGCAGGACGATCGCAGCTATAAACTAGATACTAATTCAGTAATTATCTATCCTTCTACTACCTTACATCGAGTCAATCCCGTTACTGAGGGAACCAGACTAGTAGTAGTTGGTTGGGTGCATAGCCTAATCCGCAACGCGGGCGATCGCGAAATTTTATTCGATCTAGAAACCGCTCGTCGGAGTATATTTGCTAGTGCGGGTAAAACCCCAGAATTTGACTTAATCTCTAAAAGTATCGCCAATTTGTTGCGAAAATGGGCTGATGTTTGA
- the cax gene encoding calcium/proton exchanger produces MLNKDTIFLVLLLFIPVSIAAHFLEWGETTVFITAGLAIVPLAGYMGTATEEIAVVTGPNLGGLLNATFGNATELIIAYIALKEGLIEVVKATITGSIVSNLLLVMGFSMLLGGLRYKEQKFQSTAARLNASTMNLAVIAILLPTAVEYTSSGIGEITLQRLSVAVAVVLILVYVLTLLFSMKTHAYLYDVGVAEFDEADMVETEVETSKTEEKPNVWFWIFILLLVTIAVAVESELLVDSLEAATTELGLTALFTGVILLPIIGNAAEHATAVTVAMKNKMDLSVSVAMGSSMQIALFVAPVLVISGWIIGQPMDLNFNPFELVAVAVAVLIANSISSDGESNWLEGSLLLATYAVLGLAFYFHPVVAGMA; encoded by the coding sequence ATGCTCAATAAAGACACGATTTTTCTAGTTTTGTTGCTGTTTATCCCCGTTTCCATTGCGGCGCATTTTCTTGAATGGGGTGAGACAACCGTGTTCATTACTGCTGGATTGGCGATTGTTCCCTTAGCGGGTTACATGGGTACTGCCACCGAGGAAATTGCTGTAGTAACAGGACCCAATTTAGGTGGATTGCTTAATGCCACCTTTGGCAATGCTACAGAACTAATTATTGCCTACATAGCTCTCAAAGAAGGATTAATTGAGGTGGTTAAAGCAACCATTACTGGTTCAATTGTGAGTAATCTCTTGCTGGTAATGGGCTTTTCTATGCTGTTAGGTGGTTTGCGCTACAAAGAACAAAAATTTCAATCTACTGCCGCTCGTCTCAATGCTTCTACCATGAATCTGGCAGTAATTGCTATTTTGTTACCAACAGCAGTGGAATATACTTCTTCAGGTATTGGAGAAATTACCTTACAGAGATTGTCGGTAGCAGTAGCAGTAGTTTTAATTTTGGTATACGTGCTGACGCTGCTATTTTCGATGAAAACTCATGCTTATCTTTACGATGTAGGAGTTGCTGAATTTGATGAAGCAGACATGGTAGAAACTGAGGTTGAAACCTCAAAAACTGAGGAAAAACCAAATGTCTGGTTTTGGATCTTTATCTTACTATTGGTAACAATTGCCGTAGCTGTAGAGTCGGAACTACTAGTTGATTCTTTAGAAGCAGCTACTACAGAACTAGGTCTGACTGCTTTGTTTACTGGGGTGATTTTATTACCAATTATCGGTAATGCTGCCGAACACGCCACAGCCGTAACTGTTGCTATGAAAAATAAAATGGATTTATCAGTGTCGGTTGCGATGGGTTCTAGTATGCAGATTGCTCTATTTGTCGCGCCAGTATTGGTCATCTCTGGCTGGATAATCGGTCAACCAATGGATTTAAATTTCAATCCTTTTGAATTGGTAGCAGTTGCAGTAGCAGTGTTGATTGCTAATTCTATTAGTTCTGACGGTGAATCTAATTGGTTGGAAGGTAGCTTGTTGCTGGCAACCTATGCCGTGTTGGGATTAGCTTTTTACTTCCATCCTGTAGTAGCAGGAATGGCTTAG
- a CDS encoding DUF1206 domain-containing protein, with product MKLKQLLKQAINHPWIKQYIMIGYAAKGTVYLFIGILAIQAALISNRQASGTYLALTFLTRQPFGKFFVCLLAVALGGYVLRRLFQTILTPGETNPWSLKCIFQRLGYLMSGLSYAGVASSAFNIVIELGEDDDMIEDLTNQLFDQALGEWLILLGGIAVITIGIGYVYGAYTGSYISDFQKRDIDRELEKWATRIGKLGVTSRGIAFILIGVLLIEAAIAGNSELAGGLENALSVIATKPMGWLWLSLIGLGMICYGLYMYVATIYRRYAVR from the coding sequence ATGAAGTTGAAGCAGTTGTTAAAGCAGGCAATTAATCATCCTTGGATAAAACAATATATTATGATTGGCTATGCGGCGAAAGGAACCGTGTACTTATTTATCGGTATCCTGGCAATACAAGCTGCTTTGATTTCTAACCGCCAGGCTTCGGGAACCTATCTGGCTTTAACTTTTCTGACACGCCAACCATTTGGCAAATTCTTTGTTTGTTTGTTAGCAGTTGCTTTAGGTGGATATGTCTTGCGGAGATTATTTCAAACCATATTAACTCCAGGAGAGACTAATCCCTGGAGTTTAAAGTGTATTTTTCAACGCCTCGGCTATCTCATGAGTGGTTTGAGCTATGCTGGCGTAGCTTCTTCTGCTTTCAATATTGTTATCGAACTGGGAGAAGATGACGATATGATTGAAGATTTGACAAACCAATTATTTGACCAAGCTTTAGGAGAATGGTTGATTCTGTTGGGAGGAATTGCCGTAATAACTATCGGTATTGGTTATGTTTATGGAGCTTATACTGGTTCTTATATAAGTGATTTTCAAAAGCGAGATATCGACCGAGAGCTGGAAAAATGGGCTACTCGCATTGGTAAATTAGGGGTAACTTCTAGAGGTATAGCTTTTATTTTAATTGGGGTCTTATTAATTGAAGCTGCTATTGCTGGCAACTCAGAGTTGGCAGGGGGACTGGAAAATGCTTTAAGTGTAATAGCTACTAAACCTATGGGATGGTTATGGTTGAGCTTAATCGGTCTTGGTATGATTTGCTACGGACTATATATGTATGTAGCTACTATCTACCGACGGTATGCAGTTAGGTAA
- a CDS encoding DUF58 domain-containing protein, with translation MKFIYRLFCSLYAVQQWATRRFTTIGWGVLVLIALSALVGLDTKQTRAAQIFMLLLAMAIVAIIYSLRFRYRFSAERILPRFATVGSKLQYPIFIYNRTNKKQSGLKLLENFADPRPNYAQFKQMLRLERKKHRFISLSLLYYQWLKAIARQRKATAKTVDIPTMLPDGKTKVTVELEPCHRGSMRLTGVTVARPDPFGIFNAFKTVSLAQSLLILPKRYQLPPLRLSGGRSAQSGDVALTSSVGDSEEFVSLRDYRPGDPLRKIHWRSWAKTDKPVIKEEQNEYFVRHALILDTFLTKKSVSVGKNSSPVFDSNSKRRENLQPPSLHQENKILEEAISVAASFACDFQTQESLLDLMFVGQEAYCFTAGRGLGNAEKMLEILAGVSACGDRQFDRLTQTVLSRVSLLSGCICILLAWDEARKNLVNHLQTLNVPLLVLIIAEEEDTTEKYYGDNIHCLRVGKIQEDLTIKLASVI, from the coding sequence ATGAAATTTATCTATCGTTTGTTTTGCTCGCTCTACGCCGTTCAACAATGGGCAACTAGACGCTTTACTACTATTGGTTGGGGAGTACTGGTTTTAATCGCTCTTTCTGCATTGGTTGGACTAGATACCAAACAGACTAGAGCAGCGCAAATATTTATGCTGTTATTAGCAATGGCGATCGTGGCTATAATTTACAGTCTGCGTTTTCGCTATCGTTTTAGTGCCGAACGCATTTTACCCCGATTTGCCACTGTGGGGTCTAAACTGCAATATCCAATTTTTATCTACAATCGAACCAATAAAAAGCAATCGGGACTGAAATTATTAGAAAATTTTGCCGATCCTCGTCCCAACTATGCTCAATTCAAGCAAATGCTGCGGCTAGAGCGTAAAAAACATCGCTTTATTTCTCTAAGTTTATTGTATTACCAATGGTTAAAAGCGATCGCCCGCCAGCGTAAAGCGACTGCTAAAACAGTAGACATACCTACGATGCTACCAGATGGTAAAACTAAAGTCACGGTCGAGTTAGAACCTTGTCATCGAGGCTCAATGAGACTTACAGGAGTTACTGTTGCCCGCCCCGATCCTTTTGGGATATTTAACGCCTTTAAAACTGTCTCTTTAGCGCAATCATTGCTGATTTTACCCAAAAGATATCAGTTACCACCGCTCAGACTTTCTGGCGGCAGAAGTGCCCAATCTGGAGATGTTGCTCTCACCTCTTCGGTAGGTGATTCAGAAGAATTTGTCTCTTTGAGAGATTATCGCCCAGGAGATCCCCTACGTAAAATACATTGGAGAAGTTGGGCAAAAACCGATAAACCAGTTATTAAAGAAGAGCAAAATGAATATTTTGTGCGACACGCCCTAATTTTAGATACTTTTTTGACTAAAAAAAGCGTATCGGTTGGGAAAAATTCTTCGCCAGTGTTTGACTCAAATTCTAAAAGACGAGAAAATCTCCAGCCTCCATCTCTGCACCAGGAAAATAAAATTTTGGAAGAAGCAATCTCTGTTGCAGCTTCATTTGCCTGCGATTTTCAAACTCAAGAATCTTTATTAGATTTGATGTTTGTCGGTCAAGAGGCATACTGTTTTACTGCTGGCAGAGGGTTGGGAAATGCCGAGAAAATGTTAGAAATTTTGGCTGGCGTTAGTGCCTGTGGCGATCGCCAGTTCGATCGACTTACTCAGACGGTATTAAGTAGAGTATCGCTGTTGAGTGGCTGTATTTGCATTCTGCTGGCTTGGGATGAAGCTAGAAAAAACTTGGTCAATCATTTGCAAACATTAAATGTTCCCTTGTTGGTCTTGATAATTGCCGAGGAAGAAGACACAACCGAGAAATATTATGGAGATAACATACACTGTTTACGTGTAGGAAAAATTCAAGAAGATTTGACGATTAAACTCGCTTCAGTTATTTGA
- a CDS encoding MoxR family ATPase, which produces MTKADYPTVTQSGKAIYQKISDNIQKVVKGQSAAIAKLLAAFASGGHVLLEDYPGTGKTTLAKALALSIDASFKRIQFTPDLLPSDILGVSIFDRRDRLFHFHEGPIFANIVLVDEINRASPRTQSALLEAMAESQVSVDGQIKKLKDLFFTIATQNPVGSHGTYPLPEAQMDRFAIKFSLGYIEPETEVQVLSDRLQSQPIDRIEPCVSLEEAIALKQQTKKIRISPAIQRYVVDIVSATRSAPGVLLGASPRASLALMKLSQALALFNESEFVTPEHVRELAVAAIAHRLVMESQARFSGVTAENTVEEILNTVSVPA; this is translated from the coding sequence ATGACCAAAGCTGATTACCCTACCGTTACCCAATCTGGTAAAGCAATTTATCAAAAAATATCTGACAATATTCAAAAAGTAGTTAAAGGACAATCGGCAGCGATCGCCAAGCTGCTAGCTGCCTTTGCCAGTGGCGGTCATGTATTGTTAGAAGACTATCCTGGCACTGGTAAAACTACCTTAGCTAAAGCCCTGGCTTTATCTATCGACGCTTCATTCAAACGTATTCAGTTTACCCCAGATCTTTTACCTTCCGATATTTTAGGGGTTTCAATTTTCGATCGCCGCGATCGCCTGTTTCATTTTCATGAAGGTCCGATTTTTGCCAACATCGTTTTAGTAGATGAAATCAATCGTGCTTCACCGAGAACCCAATCGGCACTGTTAGAAGCAATGGCGGAATCACAAGTAAGTGTCGATGGACAAATAAAAAAGTTAAAAGACCTCTTTTTTACCATTGCCACCCAAAATCCTGTAGGTTCTCACGGCACCTATCCCCTACCCGAAGCCCAAATGGATCGCTTCGCTATTAAATTTAGCTTGGGGTATATTGAGCCAGAAACTGAAGTACAAGTTCTTTCAGACCGCTTGCAAAGTCAGCCAATCGATCGCATCGAACCTTGCGTTTCTCTAGAAGAAGCGATCGCCCTCAAACAGCAAACTAAGAAGATTAGAATTAGCCCAGCTATTCAACGTTATGTAGTAGATATTGTCAGTGCTACCCGTTCTGCACCAGGAGTCTTGTTGGGAGCTAGTCCCAGAGCTTCTTTAGCGTTAATGAAGTTGTCTCAGGCTTTGGCTTTATTTAATGAATCAGAATTCGTTACTCCAGAACACGTCCGCGAGTTAGCGGTAGCGGCAATTGCCCATCGTTTGGTTATGGAGTCTCAAGCTCGTTTTTCAGGTGTAACTGCCGAAAACACAGTAGAAGAAATTCTCAATACCGTTTCCGTTCCTGCGTAA
- the purM gene encoding phosphoribosylformylglycinamidine cyclo-ligase, whose amino-acid sequence MDYKEAGVDVEAGRSFVTQIRQDVESTKRPEVLGALGGFSGCFQMPLGYQEPVMVSGTDGVGTKLKLAQVLDRHDTVGIDLVAMCVNDILTSGAEPLFFLDYLATGKLNSQQLAEVVRGIAAGCRMSGCALLGGETAEMPGFYQLGEYDLAGFCVGVVEKSKLIDGSQIQLGDVAITLASSGVHSNGFSLVRKIVESQRLNWDYAPEILGGKTIGEELITPTRIYVKPILELLRQGIEIRGMAHITGGGLPENLPRCLPAGRSLKINLNWQIPPIFQWLSDAGSLTQETMLNTFNLGVGFVVIVPPDSVSSTIAYLETQQITAFQIGEVVEGEGNLAIE is encoded by the coding sequence ATGGACTATAAAGAAGCTGGTGTAGATGTTGAAGCAGGACGTTCTTTTGTTACTCAAATTCGCCAAGACGTAGAAAGCACCAAACGCCCTGAAGTTTTGGGTGCGTTAGGAGGATTTAGCGGCTGTTTTCAAATGCCATTGGGATACCAGGAACCCGTAATGGTATCGGGTACCGATGGAGTAGGAACCAAACTGAAGCTAGCTCAAGTACTCGATCGCCACGATACGGTTGGTATAGATTTGGTGGCAATGTGCGTCAATGATATTTTGACTAGTGGTGCAGAACCATTATTTTTTCTGGATTATTTAGCTACGGGCAAACTAAACTCTCAGCAGCTAGCCGAGGTAGTTAGAGGAATTGCCGCAGGCTGTCGGATGAGTGGTTGTGCTTTATTGGGGGGTGAAACTGCCGAAATGCCTGGTTTTTACCAGCTTGGTGAATACGATCTGGCGGGTTTTTGTGTTGGGGTAGTAGAGAAAAGCAAATTAATAGACGGTTCGCAAATTCAACTTGGCGATGTAGCGATCACGCTAGCTAGTTCTGGGGTTCACAGCAACGGTTTTAGCTTAGTACGCAAAATTGTCGAATCTCAACGGCTAAATTGGGATTACGCGCCAGAGATTTTAGGCGGTAAAACTATTGGCGAAGAACTGATTACCCCAACACGTATCTATGTAAAACCAATTTTAGAATTACTGCGGCAAGGAATTGAAATTCGGGGTATGGCGCATATTACTGGCGGTGGTTTGCCAGAAAATTTACCCCGTTGTTTACCCGCAGGGCGATCGCTCAAAATAAATCTTAATTGGCAAATTCCACCTATTTTTCAATGGCTGTCTGATGCTGGCAGTTTAACTCAAGAAACAATGTTAAATACATTCAATTTAGGTGTTGGGTTTGTGGTAATTGTTCCTCCCGACTCTGTATCTTCAACAATTGCTTACCTAGAAACACAACAAATCACCGCTTTTCAAATTGGAGAAGTGGTAGAGGGTGAAGGAAATTTGGCGATCGAGTAA
- a CDS encoding NAD(P)H-quinone oxidoreductase subunit O codes for MADKLKKGALVHVVKEKIENSVEALASDRTLPSYIFESKGEILEMDDDEEYALVKFYVPTPNVWLRLEQLELAE; via the coding sequence ATGGCAGATAAACTAAAAAAAGGCGCGTTAGTACATGTAGTTAAAGAAAAAATCGAAAATAGTGTGGAAGCTTTGGCTAGCGATCGCACTTTACCCAGCTACATTTTTGAGAGCAAAGGGGAAATTTTAGAAATGGACGATGATGAAGAATATGCTTTGGTAAAGTTTTACGTTCCTACCCCTAACGTTTGGTTGCGCCTAGAGCAACTCGAACTGGCAGAATAG
- the pgk gene encoding phosphoglycerate kinase, producing the protein MAKKTVASLTEADVAGKRVLVRADFNVPLDDSGNISDDTRIKAALPTIEDLIGKGGKVILCSHMGRPKGQVKEELRLTPVAKRLSELLGIEVIKCDDCIGEEVKSAVDSLENGQVVLLENLRFHKGETSNDPEFAKQLAANADLYVNDAFGTAHRAHASTEGVTKHLSPCVGGYLIEKELDYLQNAVNNPQNPLAAIIGGSKVSSKIGVIETLIEKCDKLLIGGGMIFTFYKARGMSVGNSLVEEDKLELAKSLEAKAKEQGVDFLLPTDVVIADNFAADANSKVVSVEEIPDGWMGLDIGPDSVKVFQEALADCNSVIWNGPMGVFEFEKFAKGTEAIANTLADKSDAVTIIGGGDSVAAVEKVGVASKMSHISTGGGASLELLEGKQLPGIVALDDE; encoded by the coding sequence GTGGCTAAAAAGACCGTAGCGAGTTTGACAGAGGCAGATGTAGCAGGCAAAAGAGTTCTAGTAAGGGCTGATTTTAATGTGCCTCTCGACGATAGTGGCAATATTTCCGACGATACCCGCATTAAAGCCGCTCTACCTACAATCGAAGATTTGATTGGTAAAGGTGGAAAAGTAATTTTGTGCAGCCATATGGGTCGTCCTAAAGGACAAGTTAAAGAAGAACTGCGCTTAACTCCTGTTGCCAAAAGACTTTCAGAATTGCTGGGAATCGAAGTTATTAAATGCGACGATTGTATTGGCGAGGAAGTTAAATCCGCAGTAGATTCTCTAGAAAATGGTCAGGTGGTTTTGCTCGAAAACCTGCGTTTTCATAAAGGAGAAACTAGCAACGATCCCGAATTTGCCAAACAGTTAGCTGCCAATGCCGATCTATATGTCAACGATGCCTTTGGTACGGCACATCGCGCTCATGCTTCGACTGAAGGCGTAACCAAACACCTCAGTCCTTGTGTTGGTGGTTATTTAATCGAAAAAGAACTAGACTACCTGCAAAATGCAGTTAATAATCCCCAAAATCCTCTGGCGGCAATTATTGGCGGTTCTAAGGTTTCTAGCAAAATTGGCGTGATCGAAACTCTAATAGAAAAATGCGACAAACTGCTAATTGGCGGCGGCATGATTTTTACTTTTTATAAAGCTCGCGGTATGAGCGTCGGTAATTCCTTGGTAGAAGAAGACAAGCTAGAACTGGCAAAATCTTTAGAAGCCAAAGCTAAAGAACAAGGTGTTGACTTTTTGTTGCCAACTGATGTCGTTATTGCCGATAATTTTGCTGCTGATGCTAACTCGAAAGTAGTTAGCGTAGAAGAAATTCCCGATGGCTGGATGGGGTTAGATATCGGTCCCGACTCTGTTAAAGTCTTTCAAGAGGCTCTAGCAGACTGTAACTCGGTAATTTGGAACGGTCCTATGGGAGTGTTTGAGTTTGAAAAGTTTGCCAAAGGTACAGAGGCGATCGCCAATACCCTGGCAGATAAATCAGATGCCGTTACTATAATCGGTGGTGGCGATTCGGTTGCAGCCGTAGAAAAAGTCGGTGTAGCCTCTAAGATGAGCCATATTTCTACTGGTGGCGGTGCTAGCTTAGAATTACTTGAAGGAAAGCAACTACCAGGCATTGTCGCTTTAGACGACGAATAA